A region of bacterium DNA encodes the following proteins:
- a CDS encoding GYD domain-containing protein: MVTYVILGSYTEQGIRNIKQLPQLRAAAEQFVGGKGGRVVANYTTFGGYDFVFIAEFPNDEAALEGAFLFGSRGDVRTQTLRAFTAQEAEAVTKRLP, encoded by the coding sequence ATGGTGACCTACGTGATCCTGGGCAGCTACACCGAGCAGGGCATCCGGAACATCAAGCAGCTGCCGCAGCTCCGGGCGGCGGCGGAACAGTTTGTCGGCGGCAAGGGCGGCCGGGTCGTCGCGAACTACACGACCTTCGGCGGGTACGATTTCGTGTTCATCGCCGAGTTTCCGAACGACGAGGCCGCGCTCGAGGGCGCGTTCCTCTTCGGGAGCCGTGGCGACGTGCGCACGCAGACGCTGCGGGCGTTTACGGCGCAGGAGGCGGAAGCGGTGACGAAGCGGTTGCCGTAG
- a CDS encoding RidA family protein translates to MSKRIVRTEEAPQAIGPYSQAVVAAGFVYTAGQLALDPHTGQLVPGDVRIQTKRVMENIKAILESAGSSLAEVVKTTIFLRDMNDFGAMNEIYGSYFQEDPPARSTVQVAKLPRDGAVEIEAVALVK, encoded by the coding sequence ATGAGCAAGCGGATCGTGAGGACGGAGGAGGCGCCGCAGGCGATCGGTCCGTACTCCCAGGCCGTCGTCGCCGCCGGGTTCGTGTACACTGCCGGCCAGCTGGCGCTGGATCCTCATACCGGACAGCTCGTACCGGGCGACGTACGGATACAGACGAAGCGCGTCATGGAGAACATCAAGGCGATTCTCGAGAGCGCCGGTTCCTCGCTCGCCGAGGTGGTCAAGACGACCATTTTTCTGCGCGACATGAACGACTTCGGCGCGATGAACGAGATCTACGGTTCGTACTTTCAGGAGGACCCGCCGGCCCGCTCGACGGTCCAGGTGGCCAAGCTGCCCCGCGACGGAGCGGTCGAGATCGAGGCGGTCGCGCTCGTCAAGTAG
- a CDS encoding flavin reductase family protein, protein MSGVDARQFREAMARFVTGITVVTAPAPDGPHGVTINAFSSLSLRPPLVLICIEHGRYSLEVLETSRVFAVNVLAEGQEHLSRFFSTDSRPEGPHAFDGVPHRPGRLAPLLEGCVAAAECRVTAQYPAGDHTIFVGEVEAAEVFAGRRPLVYYDRGYHRLTDP, encoded by the coding sequence ATGAGCGGGGTCGACGCAAGGCAGTTTCGCGAGGCGATGGCGCGGTTTGTCACCGGCATCACCGTCGTCACCGCGCCCGCGCCCGACGGGCCCCACGGGGTCACGATCAACGCGTTCTCGTCGCTGTCGCTGCGGCCGCCGCTCGTGCTGATCTGCATCGAGCACGGCCGGTACTCGCTCGAGGTGCTGGAGACCTCCCGCGTCTTCGCCGTGAACGTGCTCGCGGAAGGCCAGGAGCACCTCTCGCGCTTCTTTTCGACCGATTCGCGGCCGGAAGGGCCGCACGCGTTCGACGGCGTTCCGCACCGGCCCGGCCGTCTCGCGCCGCTCCTCGAGGGGTGCGTCGCCGCCGCGGAGTGCCGCGTGACCGCGCAGTATCCGGCCGGAGACCACACGATCTTCGTGGGAGAAGTCGAGGCGGCGGAGGTGTTTGCCGGCCGCCGCCCGCTCGTGTACTACGATCGCGGTTACCACAGACTGACGGACCCGTAA
- a CDS encoding ABC transporter permease — translation MNFRRLWAVVRKEILHLVRDRRTLATIITLPIMQLFLYGYLTNDVTHIPTAVFDQSRTPESRTLLAAFANTTYLDMKYYADSFNGVQRLIDGGDAKIGILIPPDYATRLRSGRTAQVGVIVDASEPTSANVVLGLAGGIGQSLSTQLIIQRAGRLGLPPPVQLVDVRPRAWYNPTLSNVYFIVPGVIAVVLVFVTTIQAVTVIVRERERGTIEQLVVTPITGLELLLGKIIPLIGLGYLEITITLLLASLWFGMPIKGSLLLLYVLSLAFFFSTLGIGVLISTVSKTFQQAVQVAQLLLLPSILLSGFIFPRESLPYWLQVIGGAFPLTYFVVVIRGILIKGVGIEALWKQILPLLGLGLLFFGVAISRFQKRVD, via the coding sequence ATGAACTTCCGCCGCCTGTGGGCCGTGGTGCGGAAGGAAATCCTGCATCTGGTGCGCGACCGCCGGACGCTCGCGACGATCATCACGCTTCCGATCATGCAGTTGTTTCTGTACGGATACCTGACCAACGACGTCACGCACATTCCCACCGCGGTATTCGATCAATCCCGCACCCCCGAGAGCCGGACCTTGCTCGCCGCCTTCGCCAACACGACGTATCTCGACATGAAGTATTACGCCGACAGCTTCAACGGGGTCCAGCGGCTGATCGACGGGGGCGACGCCAAGATCGGGATCCTGATCCCGCCGGACTACGCGACCCGGCTCCGCAGCGGCCGCACGGCGCAGGTCGGCGTGATCGTGGACGCCTCCGAGCCGACGTCGGCGAACGTCGTGCTCGGCCTGGCGGGTGGGATCGGGCAGTCGCTCTCGACCCAGCTCATCATCCAGCGGGCCGGCCGCCTCGGGCTGCCGCCGCCCGTCCAGCTCGTCGACGTGCGCCCGCGCGCCTGGTACAATCCGACGCTTTCCAACGTCTACTTCATCGTCCCGGGCGTGATCGCAGTCGTGCTGGTGTTCGTCACCACCATCCAGGCCGTGACGGTCATCGTGCGCGAGCGGGAGCGTGGGACGATCGAACAGCTCGTCGTGACGCCGATCACCGGGCTCGAGCTGCTGCTGGGCAAGATCATCCCGCTCATCGGGCTTGGGTATCTCGAGATCACGATCACGCTGCTGCTGGCCAGCCTTTGGTTCGGGATGCCGATCAAAGGCAGCCTGCTGCTGCTCTACGTGCTGTCGCTCGCGTTCTTCTTCAGCACCCTGGGGATCGGGGTGTTGATCTCGACCGTGTCGAAGACGTTCCAGCAGGCGGTGCAGGTGGCGCAGCTGCTGCTCCTGCCGAGCATCCTGCTGTCGGGCTTCATCTTCCCGAGGGAGTCGCTGCCGTACTGGCTGCAGGTGATCGGCGGGGCGTTTCCGCTGACCTATTTCGTGGTCGTAATCCGGGGGATTCTCATCAAGGGCGTCGGGATCGAGGCTCTCTGGAAGCAGATTCTGCCGCTTCTAGGCCTCGGGCTGTTGTTCTTCGGGGTGGCGATCAGCCGATTCCAGAAGCGGGTGGACTAG
- a CDS encoding ATP-binding cassette domain-containing protein: MNPSAPARDGAPPALDAAGLTRRFGERTAVDGITLRVPRGEVFALLGPDGSGKTTLLRMCCGALQPTAGRVAIDGTDIARDPGEVQARIGYMPQRFSLYGDLSVQENLDFYADLFDVARAGRAERNAQLLEFAGLTGFRGRLAQQLSGGMKQKLALACTLIHSPSILLLDEPTTGVDPVSRREFWRLLYDLHRDGATIIASTPYMDEAERATTVGFMYQGRLISVEPPDAMRHRMRGEVVEVLAEPRETVRRVLAASSEVLSHMVFADRLHVVVQDAARAIPALRAELTQAGGTVLEAEPIPPSLEDVFISMIEEQGAADRPPAAAGRGAARPMPEPAGATGADRGPLAVRAEGLTRRFDSFVAVDHVTFDIPSGAIWGFLGPNGAGKSTTIRMLCGILEPSEGRASVLGYDVARDPEQIKARIGYMSQRFSLYDDLTVEENLTFYAGVYGLGRAEARATVDEWIARAGLRGRERALTGELSGGYRQRLAFGCAVLHRPRMVFLDEPTSGVDPVSRRAFWDLIDEFARAGITIMVTTHYMDEAEHCDTLAFIFGGRIIASGTPAEIKRRMSGALLEVRAAPIEQALEAVRGEPGVRDVALFGRAIHATVDDAGQAEGLRTSLARAGIAVEGIREVRPSLEDAFVSLVERDVAASRDGAGAQEGR, encoded by the coding sequence GTGAACCCGTCGGCGCCGGCGAGGGACGGCGCCCCGCCTGCGCTGGACGCCGCCGGCCTGACGCGCCGGTTCGGAGAGCGGACGGCGGTCGACGGCATCACGCTGCGGGTGCCGCGCGGCGAGGTGTTCGCGCTGCTCGGCCCCGACGGGTCCGGCAAGACGACCCTGCTGCGGATGTGCTGCGGCGCCCTCCAGCCGACGGCCGGCCGCGTCGCGATCGACGGCACGGACATCGCCCGCGATCCGGGCGAGGTGCAGGCGCGGATCGGATACATGCCGCAGCGGTTCAGTTTGTACGGCGACCTCTCGGTTCAGGAAAACCTGGACTTCTATGCCGACTTGTTCGACGTGGCGCGGGCCGGCCGCGCCGAGCGCAATGCGCAGCTCCTCGAATTTGCGGGCTTGACCGGCTTTCGAGGCCGTCTCGCGCAGCAGCTCTCGGGCGGCATGAAGCAAAAACTCGCGCTCGCCTGCACCTTGATCCACTCGCCGTCCATCCTGCTGCTCGACGAGCCGACGACCGGGGTCGACCCGGTCTCGCGCCGCGAGTTCTGGCGCCTTCTGTACGATCTCCACCGCGACGGTGCAACGATCATCGCGAGCACGCCCTACATGGACGAAGCGGAGCGGGCGACGACCGTCGGATTCATGTACCAGGGCCGGCTCATTTCGGTCGAGCCGCCCGACGCGATGCGCCACCGGATGCGGGGCGAGGTCGTCGAGGTGCTCGCCGAGCCCCGCGAGACGGTTCGCCGGGTGCTCGCCGCGTCGTCCGAGGTGCTGTCGCACATGGTGTTTGCCGACCGTCTCCACGTGGTCGTGCAGGACGCCGCGCGGGCGATCCCGGCGCTGCGCGCGGAGCTGACACAGGCCGGCGGCACGGTGCTCGAGGCGGAGCCGATCCCGCCGTCGCTCGAGGACGTGTTCATCTCGATGATCGAAGAACAGGGCGCCGCGGACCGTCCGCCGGCGGCCGCGGGGCGCGGCGCGGCGCGGCCGATGCCTGAGCCCGCGGGCGCGACCGGGGCGGATCGCGGACCCCTCGCGGTGCGCGCGGAGGGCCTGACGCGCCGCTTCGACTCGTTCGTGGCCGTCGACCACGTTACGTTCGACATCCCGTCGGGCGCAATCTGGGGGTTTCTTGGGCCCAACGGCGCCGGGAAGTCTACCACCATCCGCATGCTCTGTGGAATCCTGGAACCGTCTGAGGGACGCGCGTCGGTGCTCGGCTACGACGTCGCCCGCGATCCCGAGCAGATCAAGGCGCGGATCGGCTACATGTCCCAGCGCTTCAGCCTGTACGACGACCTCACGGTTGAAGAGAACCTCACGTTCTACGCCGGCGTCTACGGCCTCGGCCGCGCCGAGGCGCGCGCGACCGTCGACGAGTGGATCGCCCGCGCCGGACTGCGGGGCCGCGAGCGCGCGCTGACGGGGGAGCTGTCGGGCGGATACCGGCAGCGGCTCGCGTTCGGCTGCGCGGTCCTCCACCGGCCGCGAATGGTGTTCCTCGACGAGCCGACGAGCGGCGTGGACCCCGTGAGCCGGCGGGCCTTCTGGGATCTCATCGACGAGTTTGCGCGCGCCGGCATCACGATCATGGTGACGACGCACTACATGGATGAAGCCGAGCACTGCGACACCCTCGCGTTCATCTTCGGCGGCCGGATCATCGCGTCCGGGACGCCGGCGGAGATCAAACGCCGGATGTCGGGGGCCCTCCTGGAAGTCCGGGCCGCGCCCATCGAGCAGGCGCTCGAGGCGGTGCGCGGCGAGCCGGGCGTGCGCGACGTCGCGCTGTTCGGCCGGGCGATCCACGCGACGGTGGACGACGCGGGTCAGGCGGAAGGGCTGCGGACGTCGCTCGCGCGCGCCGGGATCGCCGTCGAAGGCATCCGGGAGGTCCGGCCGTCGCTGGAAGACGCGTTCGTCTCACTCGTCGAGCGGGACGTGGCCGCGTCCCGCGACGGTGCCGGCGCGCAGGAGGGCCGATGA